The Elgaria multicarinata webbii isolate HBS135686 ecotype San Diego chromosome 1, rElgMul1.1.pri, whole genome shotgun sequence genome includes the window TGCTGCCACTCACACCTGTGATGGCAACATAGTGCAATAACAATTCCAGCCACAGGGCTCCAGTGGTCATTTATAAAGCTGTTAAGTGTTTCATCAGAATTATTAGAAGTTATGTTTCCTTCATCAATCTTGAAGCGTTTAGGTGCAGGACTTTCCTTTTTGTCACAAGTTTTTGCATATGTTTCAATTAAGCATCTCAAAGCAAGATCTGTGAATACATACGTACTGTTTGAACGGTGGCTGCTTtatacaatataaataataaaggcaTATAATGTTATGAAATTTCTGTATAATACGATATCTGGACCATCTTTTCATCTGATTCAATCTCTTACACTTGAAAAATGGGACTCATTTACCTATGTACCATATATATGGTGCAACATTTTCAAGCTATCATTTTAGCATTACTGCCCAGTTCTACATATGTTTTCCAGGTTTagtgagttcaataggacttagttAAGTGTGAATAGAACTGCAGCCAAAGTATATTAAATGTAAATGTAGGGAAGTATTTGGTAAGCCGTATTACTTGCTTCCTTAGATTACTTTGTATTCTTAcctttaaattacattttttatGGATATTTTAAGCAGATCTAGAGTCTTCAGAAGCAAAAGAAAGAGGCAATGAAATACTGATACTCAGAATAAAGTCAAAGCTTGCACTGATTGATGTGACCTTTCAACTTTGTATAATTTTAAGCAAAACTAGCTGTGTGGACTATGCTTTAATCATCTTCTTTCTCTtcaccagaggtggggaacctgtacTCCTTCATAGGGTGttagactccaacttccatcagtcccagccaatggtcaagaacaatggatgctgcagtccaacaacaggtttccccaacctagtatctTCACCAACACTGAAAATCTGTACAATTTGTACCTGTTGCAGCACCACATACATGCTTTCCAATGCCTATCACAGGTAGCTTCTCCTTCCCGAGAACAGGTACCTTATCTGAAAAATACAAAGAATCCAAGAATTACTACTTCCAGCCTGCATCTTTTTAAATGCTATACACATGTACATGAAGCAGTCAAAAGAATtgcttcaattattattattattattatttatatagcaccatcaatgtacatggtgctgtacattgttTTCAGATTAAATACAGCCTGGTATTACATACACATCGCATATGTGTATATCTACAGGCCAGCGAGAGATACCGAGATAAAAGGTAAACAAAATGAGGATTCAAAAAGCATAGTAGGATAACAAGTATCAGAAATCTAAAGAGGCCTGCTGAACCATCAGACtataggtccatctagtccagtaaccTCTCTCCCACAAGTTTTTTCAGCTgactctgggaaacccacaagcagggcatcaaGGCAATAGCCCTCTTCAATAAACTAGAAGTATATAGGATTAAGCTGAAACTAGTTATCTGATGGCAATCCAAATATGCAGGGTAGAAGCCTATCAGTATAATTCACATGAAATCAAAGCATTCTAATTGATTTGTGTATCTGACCTGGTTTGTGATtaactatgattttttttttaaaaaaaaaaatacaaatagagACCACAAGAAGAATCTAGTACTATGTGCTATTTATATAGACCTAGTGGAATACTTTGGTCTTAAATATGTGATGTCTTTCTTCTAAAGTGTAACTTCATCAATTCTTATATGTAAATAGATTCTGGCCCTTGAGGTCACTATTTGCGTAATGGTGGTATCATCTACCTAGAAACCATTTGGATAGACTTATCTGCCTCCTTTCCCCAATCACTTGACTTATAGCAGCTGGATTATGCTTAGAATTACCATCTTGTTTCAGAATTACTTATTAACAAAACATGGGTGCTGCATCCTAAAACCCATTTAATGCAAAATGGTCCTGGTGTTATTTGGTTTGTGCACAGTACAGTTCATAATGAGAGCAGCATCCATATGCAGGGATTCCCATAAATTCAACAGAcccctctttttccttttcctcctgctTATGCAAACACACCCCACAAGAGAGAATGGGAAATCTGTGCATACCTCCCATATCTCCATCCAGCCCTTCCTTCAGGGCAACTTATTCATGCTTAACAGTATCTCCCCAACAACTTGCTCCACTGCACATGAAGGGAGAGGGGAACAGGATTCTACTAGAGTCATGGGAATCCCCAATGCTCAAGCGCTGCACTTCCAGTAAATTGCATAATACTTGTTACATTTGAATCTAGCATTTTCTGCAAAGAGTTCAGAACACATTTCACTTCAATGTGATGACAAGGGTTAAGATGCAACCCATGCAGTTGGGCAAGCACTTCAAAAatcatatttaaacatttattacaGAATCTTGGCATCTCAACCCAATTCTCCAGCCACTGCTCCACTCTGGCTCTCACATTTAACTGACATTAATAGGACTGAACCTGCCTTAATCTGTCCTAAAATCATCATGTTCTTCTGCACTGTCTTTCAcaaagttcattaaaaaaatctgtaattgAAACTTATGTAAACAAGTGAGCAACTTACTTAAACATAAATGCTGGATATCAACTTGAAGCCTTTCAAAGCCATTTTTTCTGTGCTTGCCATCTACCTTGTAAACAAAACAATCTGTTATTATGAAAGAATGGCCACCCAATAATCTGCTCAGAAAATTCTGGTTATAACTTTTCAGCTCAAAACAAAAACACGCAGTATTAAAAGTGATTCATTGCTTATGGTGGTGTTATTGGCATGATTTTAAAACGGAATGAATTTAGCTTTTGAAATTTTATTGGGAAATTGTTTGTActaaaataaaccaaccaaccaaacttGAATAACACAGAATGCAAAAAATGAAAGCTCGCAGTAATGCCCTACCTTGAACCTGGTAGCTGCTCTTTCAACAAGAAGAAAATGAACATCCTGAGCATCTTGTAAGGCTATATCCACCCAGTGGGACAGCTTCCCTCGCCCAGCTCCAAATTCAACGTAACAGTTCCCTGATCCAAGCAAATGCAGTCTTTCCATGTTACCTAATATAGAAGCCTACAGATGTCAAAAGATTATTTATGAACCCAGCAAACTTATTTTCTGTAATATCAGATGGAAAGCATTCATGTATCTCTTGATAATTTTTCATAACGCATACTAAATTACTAATTCTGATTCTTCCTATACGTATGGGACATACTGGTACAACATATTTTGCTTTGGCTTCTGGGATTCCTGTTCTTGTGACATCTCTTTTTTCCCCTGTGCATAGGACCCTATTATAGATATTTGAGATGGGAATTGAGGATCAGATTATTGCATAATTATTTTCAGCAGATTCAGATTGATGTAAATTGTATGTAAACTGTAGTCACACATCCTTTTGATTATTAATTATGCAATGCTACAGCATTTACTTTTAGCATCTATGGATAAGGGTTTATTTCATATTAAAACTCAGAACAAGAGAGATGTGAACAAAAGTTCCATTATGCACTAAGCAGTTTCATAAATAAAATTAGATTCAgcaacactttttaaaagaaatctccaGGTAATGCTGCTAATGTTTTGAGAATGTAAAGAATATACTGTAAAAAGTTAAGAGTTTTATAAGTCAACTGCTGAGATTACAAACCAACTTGAAAATAACCAGAAAATTATGGAAAAGATAATATTCACTGCTAAGAAAGATATATTTATTACCTGTTGtttcaaatgcttaaaagctGCATCTCCATTTTGGGGGTCTTTTAGAGCCTCTTGTAAGGCCTGATGAGAGAGGGTTTGGTCCTTAAGTACATAATTTACACCTATAAATAAGATGCAGAGTTATTCCATTGCGTTTTAGTTGAGGTAGCTGAAAAGAACTACCTTCCAGGAGAATATGTTTTAATGCTGAGTTGTCAATGTCATATCAGAGTCTAATTTGGCTAAGTAATTATTTTAAACAGCTAGAGTTTAATAGGTGTCCAATAACTATTTCTAAAACAATTAGGATGTAACCATAAGACATATTCCTAAAATGTTTGATTTTTCAGCACCAACATAACCTaatctaaaaataaaaagcagactCACTGTTACTTGCTCTTCTTAGCTTCCTAATTAAGTCCTCTAACTTTTCTTTTGAAAGTGTAGAAATTGGTACCTGCTGGAATGTACAGAAAAGGACATTTATACAAAGTGTCTTCTCTTTGTTTATCTAACAAAAGGTTAGCCCACATAAACCAAGCAGAATAATGCTCAAATAATCAGTATCAAATTTGGCCTGCTCCAAACAATATGCAAATCCATTAGATTGGTGCTAGTCAACAGAAAGAGGTGACCACATACAACTCTGCTGGGCATGATACTCAAATTCTCTTCAATTACAAAATGTAGCCACTGGAGAGCAAAGAGGAGTTTACTGTGGTAATAAATATGGCACAATTCCCTTATCTAGGAGTACTCAATGTTTTGCTGTCCTCACTGTAGCTTGTAAGGACAAACACACATCTAGCAGAATGGTTATTAGCGATGTCAGCGATGTCTACTTTTGAAAAAGGATACTTAGgataaggatgcaatcttatgcctgtTTGGATAGGAAAACTTCCTATAGCAAAGCTGGCTGAGgaaaactgggagttgtaggagatttttctgtctaaacagacacaggattgcgccctaagcaaTACCCTAAGCTaatgccttcagatgttttggattacatctcccaccattctggatcattggccatactggctggggctgatgacagctgaaatccaaaacttctgggtGGCACTAGGATCAGAAAGCTTGCCTATGACCTACACAAGTCTGGTGATTTGGGATGAAAGAGATAACAGCAGACGTGAAATGGATGCAGTCACCTAGATCCTGTACAAAGTTGTTTTAGGTGAGATGCCTCAAAAAAGATCAGGAGCAAGTTTCTGCCTAAGCCCAAAGCAAAGAAACAGCTCTATCCCGAGGAAGACAACTTAATCAATGAAAAAACATAAGTGCAAAGTCTACTAAGTCTTGCTCCAAAACCATGGTCAACGCAGATTGTAATAAAATCTGGGCAttcaagttaagaacataagaagagtcatgctggatcagaccaaggctccatctagtccagcacactgttcacacagtggccaaccagctgttgaccaggaacccataagcaggacacagtgcaataccaccgtcctatccatgttccccagtaattggtgtatataggcttattgcctctgatgctgCAGCATCTACAACAGAGTGCAGCATTCTTGCACTAGAGAACCCTGTGTAACTGGCGGATGAACTCTGCCTCCTTGATTATCATGTGTGATAAACaacatctatttttttaaaaaaaacattcaccTGTTCTTCAGGCAACTCTGTTGCGTCTTTCACTCCTGCATTAATATCTTGAACAAAGTAGACCTTAAGTAAACCAACGAACAAATATCAAGTTACAGTTTAATTATGATTCAACAATATGCACTATTTTTCAGTATGTTGATAATGATTCACCTAGCCTTTAATTAAAAGGTTGAATGAAAAACACAATCCATTTTTTTCACCAAGGCTTGATCAAACTACTCCATTAAGACAATCACAATGGTCATCTTGATTTTAATAATGCTCAAAGTGCCTGGAGGGAAGGTAAACCAAAGTTGGTTTACTTTCTGTAACCAGAATAAGAAGTTCAAAATGAGAAAGCAGTGAATGCTAATTTCACTTTACATGGTTCTTTTTATGTAGTCATATTTAGTCaaactttattttattcctgTGCTTTCAAAAACTATtctccacccctttctcttttttcattatttttatgcAATCTCTTTTATTTATCtccttttaaaaactgatttagtGCTTTTGTCATCCCCTCCTCAGATGTGATGACTAAATCCTGCCTTATATTTCGATATCCACAGCTTTAAGGGTGCCCAGAACTCCATAAACAATGTGCTTTGCTGTAATATAAAGTACCACCCACATAAGCAGCACATTTCTCGTTACAGTACTTGCAGAAGGGAGAACCGTTGCATAAAACAGCTGTGCTTACACATTTTAGAGACCACTTTAATTCCTTCAAACAGTTCCAAGAAAACTTACAGGCTTTGGCTTCTCTCTTGAATTACACTTTTTCAAGTGTTTTTGTAGCTGATCTTCATATACAGTGCTAAAgtcagaaatggaaagaaaacaagcaaTGCTGTTCACATTCTTaaaagaatgcacacacacacacacacacacacacacacacacacacacacacacacaaaaatatagctggCTTACTGTTTTGGATCCAAAGGGCAAGGAATCCTTTTTCTGCTATTTTcatcctaattaaaaaaaaaaaaggtttgaaaTTTAATATAGTGTACTGAGCAGtcattccttctttttaaactacataTACATAATATAGGGAATTTCTGAAGTATGTAGATACATTGTAatcatatataataataaaagatgatATATGTCTGTCAGTGCCACAGCTTCAGGCCTGTGAAACCAGAACACTTGACGGGTAGCATACATgctgggcaacttttggggcacGCACGTCAAGATCATTTTATTTGTAAAACACATTATGCATCCCATGGACCAGAAGACAGCTTGGAAAACCCCTCCGAGGTCAGAAATCCAATtctaaccccctccccctcacagctggcgcAAAAAGAACTGCGCCGACTGCTTCTCTGAGGTCGGAAAAGCAAAAGGGGATGAAAGGGGGtattccagtgggtggggaggggaggagaccaaagaggccaggatatgagttattttgagcctcctccagccttccccctgcccctgaagtGCCCTCTTTAGATAGgctgaaaagcctgtctagcaaaaatcagGAAAGACGGAGGATAGGGAGACAGAGATCACCTCTCCTCCTACTTGCAGGACATTGGAAACTTGGAAGTCTTcgagttcaggggcttccaagCAGTGAGAACACAATAGTATTGTGTcctaattttaattaatttaaatgtgttggtgtttgaagcctgcagtaccatcttcagtcactaggtgacTGACTTCCCTCAGAGGAATGGAGTGGGCAGATCTCTACCTCAGAAGGCTATAGAAGTGCACCACGGCAAGGGTGCCAGGAGCTGTGCATTCACTCATATAAAAGCACAATGCGTCCAACTCTGACAGTTGTGTACATTTGCTTTTTAGTCCCAGTAAGGTttattccaacctgtgcaaagctgGGTACATTGGTtagtaaaatataaaaacagccaaCATACTGTAATAGAATTGActatggatgcttccagatggaaggcccTTAGTGCTACATGGCAGTatacatcttttcttccttagttttttttttgggggggggggaggggagaatgaaaaaacatggaaataatgggaacacacaggagggttacaaatggaagattatATTGGgcgccatcacacctactttttcccccctggtttgcctccacaatTTCCGTCTCTGTTTCATTAGCGGTTCAaactaatggtccctttcacgtgtgtTTGTGGCATTGCCACTATACTACTGAAAtctcctttcgcttgtttgctctcccattcCACCctgtcccttctcctcctccttccccctccagttcattggttcttgtcattcagCTGAGTCAACACAAGCCCGTTTGTTCAACActgcatgctggaggaggagaaccaccctgccctcctccctcagcaagacctcccttcaaagcacacccccccaacaaaggacTTAGTGCGAGAACGGCAATACACAGGGttggaagggtgctttaatcccacatggaggaaataaaacgagctttccccactctagggaaacacagaaaatggaggggaagagttgGGGTGACTGCAAGACAggcatgacgtcatgtgagtaccatggtgcaaaacagcaaaccatgcatgatgagagtgtgataaaatgctggtgcgATGGAGCCCATCATCTGGACTTCCTGCAAAATTCCATGAAAACCTCAACTGGAAGCACCCTGCGTGGTTTACACTCAATTTCTCAACAGATTTCCTCAAAACTAGCTACCCAGCGTAACATatgctgttgtagcatatcttaaagtttattaattaaatatcgcgggggcgcaggctgcttggaggccgccgatacagcgccgtctggcagacctgggggcaaGGAGgtcaggggaggggaagcaggtgtCCCCcgctccccagggttcctgtcggCCTTGgggcgcccgcccagctcgcatgagattaggccagggcctgggctcgcagcaggcaagcGACCTCTCACCCGGCCACCAAGagccccggccatgcctcgctcatgatccagaccctctccccagggttcctgtcagccttgggccacccgcccagatcacatgagattaggccagggcctcgGCCGTGCCTCGCTTATGCTctggaccatggcgctgcccccttcgtgggggcggggagtgaagaggcagaaagtggggtaggattaccttggaaagcccagaggagtcgggcgaggggcttagcaacctgtatcagctgacgttacacattgttactgttgcttagcaacctgtatcagctgaagcctgtacggaaacatacctaagcattttagatagatagatagatagatagatagatagatagatacgtCCTAGGGTGACCAATATTTTTTAAAGTCCCATTTTCTGCAGTAAAGGAGGGAAAAGAATTACTCATAAAACTCTGGTGGATTACAGTCTTCCCCTGTtaaatgtgaatgaatgaatgaaggcaCTGGCACAATAAGCAACCCACCTCAAAGTGTTCTAAGTCCTACCTAAATCAGGAGGAggatggctaaaaaaaaaaaatgttaagtgAGTCATGCTACAGCCTCGGTGTCAGTTTCTAGTTCCATTGTCTTTTCTGGCAGGAGACATAAATTAAAAAACAGAGGGAGCTTTTACTTAGCATGGGAAAAATCTGGCCGggtcggacgacacgctaatcaccGGGGGcgaaccgcccaggaagcttcgcctattgggcggtataaaaatgcaataaataaataaataaataaatggaacaaaatggaaaacaactgttgattagcgtgtcgtccgaacccctCTGTGTCTATTGCATTTGTACCGGGTACTAAAGACAACGGCATGGAGTCCCGTTAAAGAGGGGCAAGCTGAAACCTGTGAAACGCCGAACGCCTCTGAACATATGCAAAGTGGCTTTGCCTCATCACTTCACCTATATCTGGAAATGCGTGGTACGGTGTCACGCTTATTCAGACCAAACGAATTAGTCCTTGTGTAAATTGGATTTCGCTTTCTCCGTGTTGCCGACAAACAGGCTTCTTGAACCCCCGACGCTTCTCTTTGCCGAAAGAAGCCAGTGTCCTACTTCCCCTCGGCGCCCCTGCAGTTAacttagccagccagccagcctgcctgcctgccgacTACTACCTCGGCGTGAGCGCCGTGCTCCCCACAGAAGCGCCTGCCCTGGGCCGGGACCATCTTGCAGAAGCGCCGCTTCCGTTCCACGAAATAGGCGCACCGCCCAGGCTGAGGGGAAACCGACTCGGCGGGCGCCGCCATCTTGTTTCGCTGTCACTCTGCTCCGCCTCCGCCACTCCCGTCGCCGGCCC containing:
- the TRMT13 gene encoding tRNA:m(4)X modification enzyme TRM13 homolog isoform X2, with amino-acid sequence MAAPAESVSPQPGRCAYFVERKRRFCKMVPAQGRRFCGEHGAHAEDENSRKRIPCPLDPKHTVYEDQLQKHLKKCNSREKPKPVYFVQDINAGVKDATELPEEQVPISTLSKEKLEDLIRKLRRASNSVNYVLKDQTLSHQALQEALKDPQNGDAAFKHLKQQASILGNMERLHLLGSGNCYVEFGAGRGKLSHWVDIALQDAQDVHFLLVERAATRFKVDGKHRKNGFERLQVDIQHLCLNKVPVLGKEKLPVIGIGKHVCGAATDLALRCLIETYAKTCDKKESPAPKRFKIDEGNITSNNSDETLNSFINDHWSPVAGIVIALCCHHRCEWQHYVGQEFFATVGLGAMEFNYFKRMTSWATCGMRESATKVYETDTQNEEQSNEKEEHDQDDRSVECNLDSLQGLLNTEERKQIGHLCKLLIDYGRIQYLQQRGYEAVLQHYTDCSVSLENVLLTAVPYKSSLAPSTA
- the TRMT13 gene encoding tRNA:m(4)X modification enzyme TRM13 homolog isoform X1, with the translated sequence MAAPAESVSPQPGRCAYFVERKRRFCKMVPAQGRRFCGEHGAHAEDENSRKRIPCPLDPKHTVYEDQLQKHLKKCNSREKPKPVYFVQDINAGVKDATELPEEQQVPISTLSKEKLEDLIRKLRRASNSVNYVLKDQTLSHQALQEALKDPQNGDAAFKHLKQQASILGNMERLHLLGSGNCYVEFGAGRGKLSHWVDIALQDAQDVHFLLVERAATRFKVDGKHRKNGFERLQVDIQHLCLNKVPVLGKEKLPVIGIGKHVCGAATDLALRCLIETYAKTCDKKESPAPKRFKIDEGNITSNNSDETLNSFINDHWSPVAGIVIALCCHHRCEWQHYVGQEFFATVGLGAMEFNYFKRMTSWATCGMRESATKVYETDTQNEEQSNEKEEHDQDDRSVECNLDSLQGLLNTEERKQIGHLCKLLIDYGRIQYLQQRGYEAVLQHYTDCSVSLENVLLTAVPYKSSLAPSTA